Below is a genomic region from Triticum dicoccoides isolate Atlit2015 ecotype Zavitan chromosome 5A, WEW_v2.0, whole genome shotgun sequence.
agatgtgcttgctagcttccaaatCCATCCTTAGGACATcagaccaaactctgtgtccaatgtttgcaatttccaagtattttgcgaggcttatcttcaagaagagcccacAGTTGAACTGTTTAGGGATTTCTTCTACTTGAACCGTCGTACAGAGTTTACAgacggacccaatactgaacttggtggaaTGGCTATTCAAAAGAGGAAGGATGTTAGTTTCCCTCACGCCAAGCTTCATAGTCACCCCAAGGATTGGAgtcagacttggttttattgccgagATACGTCTCCAACTGAtcagaatcctctgccgggttatcctcctcaccggcttagcaacacaCATCCATTTCCTCAGAGGCTGAGTGCAAAGGAATGATCCAGCTACGCAGCACAACTCTCAaaactcagagcctttatggcaaacggtttaactggAGTTGACTTTGTTCgctgctggatatcctggagcattctgcctttaagccggcgccctgatttaatgtgtgagtacacagggGACTTGAAAGATCCTCAATGCCATATTAACATTCAGCTAACAGAGGCTGAAGTTACTGAGGCTGTCAAGAAAATATTGAATGAACCGGAGGCTGTTTGCAGCAAGGCAGGGCTAAGTCCTTTCTGCACTTCGAATAAACCGCCAATTGTAAGAACCATATAACCTTTTGTTTTAGCTTGATCCCTTTAAATATTCTCTCAAAAAAAATTCCATCTTTGACAGggcgatgatccgttctggaagaagaaaccACAGGACAAACCGGCCAAGACGCCTCGCCCCAAGACCAAGGTTACTAAAAACCTGCCAAGAAGAAAAACGTTGAACCCTCTGAACCGAACATTGATGATGACCCAGATAATCCggactcagaggtagaacttgactctcttggttcgtttttcatacacctcattgacaatgactattatcaggatgacgttgaaggcagccaagccgatgtcgcagaggtaattattctttcctccggttcagatcctctgccaacatagaaaatccgtcaagcaaaccagaaagtaagattttctcaccccctagctcacttggatccaaactttcttttgaagaagcagcaacacgaagctcgccgcacaacctggCACAGCGGCCAAGTAGTCACTTCAGCACTTCAaccggtttaccgaacactccgGTTCGGAAACGTCAATCTGAGGTCTCACATACTTCtgatacttcttatcccaaggcaggctatttccgacaacctcttaatccgtccgattcaaattatcagggaacgcctcattcatcatctggcgagtcaatGACCACACGGCTCCCTCCTCTTAAGACTGTTCCTGGGTAAACGCTTTGAACTTAACCTTTTGACactttatacttgtgtgttatacTAACCTTTATATATTTTCGTTTCAGAGCCAAGGTCAGGCCCAGCAAAAAGGCCAAATTGAATAAACCAGCGGATGATAACCCGACTGATGATAACCCGGCTGAAGATAATCCAGAACAGTTTTGAGACGAACGTTGATGACATACATGATGATCCGCCACCAGAACACCATGATACCTTTGCTGAACCGATGGAAGAGGATCCCACCGGCCGTGCTACTGACTCGCCAAGCCTAGCCAAAGCCGTAGATAAACCGCCAAGCCCGGCCAAAGCCGCTGAGGAACAATCAGACGACGTCATTGTCACTCGCATCGGCCACACCAGCCCTGGCAATCCtatcgctttatcaaagcatagtgccaaggaagagttttctgctatggacaagggcaagtggaaaacagatttatcCAGCTATGCCCACCTCAACACTCAAGAGATTCATTCTAGTTTCTTGAACCGGTGTCTTCCAGTTATgcacgttgttgccatgtcattcgcttgtgtgttgtatcttattatgtcatcatgtgcattgcatcgtcatgtttttaaaaacttgcattcgtccaagTTTTTCCAGTTCtccccgttgtccattctgagcccaaccacactcgcacacgcccgcgacatgtccgaaatagtattttataagtggccgaaaaatgttctcaaaatgggttgaaagttggcatgtggtgttgttttgttgtcagtaggccacctgccaagtttcatcgcattcggagtccgtttgacgtcccaacggataactatagcgacaatatagccggtcttttcgtcggacgttttcggtctccgaaaactgctgccgggtctctctctctctcttctcccgcaGCCCTCGGCCTTCTACATAGTCACAACCAGCCCACCTAGGCCTACCTATCCTCCCTCTCGATCGGATCCATGGGTCGCGATCAGAGGCTCCAAAACCCCCTCCTAACCCCCCCCCCTTTTATCTTTGGCCTTTCATCAAACCcctcgcgcgtccgaaagctgtcccgaacccgaaccgctcagtcgtgaccattgggtccggatcatccccaagcaTCCCTAAAATTTCTTCATTTCTTTGTTTGGACGCCCTAGTCTATTTATCCGGATTCGTCTGATTAAAATCagagggaccaaatgcccctataAAAATCCACTTGCTATATATATAAGACCACCACCTACCAAATCAACCTAACCCTATTAGAATCTAGGATGGTTGTCCCATCCATACCTCCTCCCTGCCGCCACTCCACCTGgatcctcgggatccatcccggaCCAACCAGCGAGCCCCCCTCCTCCTGCTTTGATCCCCGAAGGGATCGAGAGAGCTGCCGCCGCCTCGTCACCTCCCGCGCCTCTCGACCCCCGCCTCCTCTGCATGCATCTCACCGGAGCAAGCCCCATCCCGATCCAGCCGTCGCCGGCGAACAACAGCAGCACCTGAGCCCCCCGCTCCCTGCCTCCTCACACCGGCGACCAACCCGACGACACCAGGCCCTGTCTCGCGCCCCTGTTTTTTTTCCTTCGtctccctcgctgctccctctgTCTCAcccgattctctctctctctcNNNNNNNNNNNNNNNNNNNNNNNNNNNNNNNNNNNNNNNNNNNNNNNNNNNNNNNNNNNNNNNNNNNNNNNNNNNNNNNNNNNNNNNNNNNNNNNNNNNNNNNNNNNNNNNNNNNNNNNNNNNNNNNNNNNNNNNNNNNNNNNNNNNNNNNNNNNNNNNNTCTGTAACAGCGCCGTCGCCTGAGGAGCTCCTCGCCTGCGCCGTCTTCAACCTCGtcgaaccaggccaccccggccAGCCTTCCGCCACCTGCAAGCCAACCCCACCGCCGGCCGCCCTTCCCCATCTCGATCGGATCCAGGACCCCGCCGCCTCCAGCCACCTCTCCACGGTCATGGCACCGCTGGAGGTTCCTTGCCTCGAGCCTCTGCCACGACCAGCACCCGACCAGCAGGTCGCCAGCGCGCCCGATGCCTCCTCCTCGCGCATGCCTGGCCGCGCCACCGGACCTCGCAGGTCGCCGTGCCCTGCCATCTCCGTCTCTCTTCTTCCCTTCCCCTGTTTCTCTCTGAACTCTCTGTCTTTCTTCAGGCAACAACAGCCTCCTTCAACCTCGTCGCCTCAAGCCCCTGCTTCGTCTCCTCCTACGTGGATCCATTCGCCCTCGCGTCGTTCCCACGGGATCAGGCGCGTTCCGGCCGGGAAGAGCCCCGCCGCTGCGACCTCCTGCATCCTGCCGCCATGGCGCCACTGCCGTTCTCCTTCAGCGagactagtaagcttgcacgtgcaatgcacgtcttgctTGCACATGCAAAGGTAAATAACGACAAATCATGATTAGATCAATGATGGGCATAGGGTCCATTGATTTCTCAAGAAACATACTATGAGCAGAAAATAAATGTAATATAAATGAATAAAGAATTGGTAAGAAAAAATATGATCCGAATAAAGGTTGCATTATGATGgagaaaaatgtaacatatgttTTGGATAACAGTGCCCAACCATGTTATGAGTTTCGTACAGGCACTTGAAATTTGATTGTGAGATATTCTCTATTCCTAGTCGATAATGCATAAAAATACAACTGAAAAGGGATATAAAAACCAAGCAATAATCAGCTTGGGCAACATTATCTCATCTCTGTTGAGATGTCTTCACCAAGATTCCGTTCTCTGCTTTCTCTTTACCCAACTTAATTATTGGAAAGGTATTTAAGTTGCTCATTGGTCAGCACACTACATGGGAGATCAATAATACTACCACTGTAAATCACTAAAAGGAGAGGACACTTCGCAAACATGTCTCATATTTCAGTATACTACTTTAGTACTTACCGCAGGTGTGGGAAGATGACAACAACAatcaaaaaaaggtttcttgtccctGTAAAATCAGTGAATTGTTATATCTAAATCACATATTTGCTCCATTCAGTTGAACTAATTTTGACGAAGATCAATTTCAGGTCTAAAATTTCAAGCCTAATGAAAAACAAAATGCAATAGACATAACTGAATAATGGGTACATGATAGTAGGTTAAATAAGCCCATACAACTTGTGGTCTATGGAAATAAGAATTAGAATTCAAGCTCATACAAGTAAATAAATAGATTATCAAAAAGCTATATCAGGTTACAGAGCAACAATAGTGCTACCATGAGGTTGCAGTGAGGAATAgtggaaaaggaataaaaaaattgtGTAAGCATGAGAGCAAACTTCCTCCAATAATTTTTGTGTCAGTCACATAGCAGGTGCATTCCTGTTCTGATTAAATCAGATAACCAATGATGGAATAATCCCATTAAAGGGGATAGTTGCATTATTGTTCATGTTTTTCTTCACCGCAAAGATCATATATCTGAGTGTAGCCTCTGCAACTAACTTTCATCACCTCCCGGACCGTCATGGTAGGTTGTTGATAACAACAACAGTAACACAATCGCCGCGAGAAAAATGTGTGATGTAGCACAATGGTGACACCAACGCCTCCCGGCTGTGCCCAGCTGTGGCAACTGCCACACCCCACTGCCACCGGACGGCGCCCCCATCCAGGAGTACACAAGTTGCCCCACGCCAAGCGAGATCTTGCAAATCTTCTCTATCATTGTCATTGCAAAAGGACTTTCATCAGTGGCTCGCTGACAATCTCCCCCAAACCCTACAAGAGATTCAAGTAAGTTTAAACTTCCATTTTGCACATGTGCAATTGAGTCACTCACCTTGCTAGATTAGGTCAGATCTATTATCCATACCTAAGCCCTCCGAATTATTGTATTTTCCTGGCCAGATAATGGATCAACAAGCTTGTCCCTTCATATTGTCAAACACGGGCTGACTGGATCATCTACTTTGGTCATTCAAATTATAAAACACAATCATGATATTGAAATCTCATCTCATTCCATCACGTGagcttttcctagttttttttaaaGAGCTTTTCTCAGTTTTGGACAAACTGAATGACGGTGACGATTTGTATATTGTAGCTTTTTCTTTCATACGCTTCACTGGGTAGATGGGAGAGCGCGCTGTGCCCTATGTTCAACCCCAAAAACCTTGATTCAAGGTTTGTAGGTCATAGTAGTTGTCATCACTCGCAAGCTTGCTTGTGCACTTTAAAAAACTGCATGACGAAGCACATCAAGAGCAGTAAAGGTGCTCTCAAGTTGTTATGCATATCATATGGCACATGTAGGACAACAAAATGACAGTCATCAAGGAAAATATATAATTACCAAATCAACCCCAAATCAGCACTCGCATCTCCATCTATGTATCAGACTACTTGGAACTGAACTGAATGTAAAGCAAGATTTAAGTGTTGACCATTAGTCCTCAATGTCCCATGTGTTCTCCATCCTGCTCCTGATTTTACTGTCCTACTCTAGTTCGTAGTCTAAATTTAGTTACTAGTTGCACTCACCCCTAAGTGAACACTAAAAGTTTTAACAGGATAAATCACACAGATATATCATTAATTACCTTAGTCAATAGAGTCCTGGAATTGGGTCACAAGATCCTGACAAAACTGACCGGAGTTTTCGTAGTTCTCTGAAACTTTTCATGTCTGGTTCGCTACTACTCACAGTTCTTTCTTGGATTAAATAAGCCCCATGAAAGCAAATTTTCTTGGGGTATACGACTGAAAAGAAGGTTGTAAAATTCATCAAAATCATCTAGAACAAAACAGTATGACATACTTTTTGCGCAAGTACTGTAAAAACAAGTATTACCTGTCCTAGCCTTTCTTTCTCAATAGTCTCTGGCTTGTACTGAAAAAACAGTATGACGTACTTTTTTACTCCTACAACTACCTTCGTGATGATCCGAAGAAAGTGTCGCAGACACTATGCACATTTATTTTGTTGGATTGTGCAGATCCAATTGAGCAGTCCCTAAAGCTGGAAGGACTTGAGAGAATTCAGTACACTATTATTAGGAGCCAACAATTCCGTTTCAGAACACAATTGCTATAGATATATGATGCTGAAAATTCCGTTCTTAAAATATCCTTCATATTT
It encodes:
- the LOC119297183 gene encoding SH3 and multiple ankyrin repeat domains protein 1-like — its product is MAPLEVPCLEPLPRPAPDQQVASAPDASSSRMPGRATGPRRQQQPPSTSSPQAPASSPPTWIHSPSRRSHGIRRVPAGKSPAAATSCILPPWRHCRSPSARLVSLHVQCTSCLHMQRLLITTTVTQSPREKCVM